The Streptomyces avermitilis MA-4680 = NBRC 14893 genome contains a region encoding:
- a CDS encoding GroES family chaperonin: MSAKLHKHSTHDDKLPIRMLHDRVLVRQDTSEGERRSGGGILIPATAAVGRRLAWAEVVAVGQNVRTVETGDRVLYDPEDRAEVEVRGTAYVLMRERDLHAVAADRFEGSEDSTGLYL, translated from the coding sequence GTGAGCGCCAAACTGCACAAGCACAGCACCCATGACGACAAGCTGCCGATCCGGATGCTGCACGACCGCGTTCTCGTGCGGCAGGACACCAGCGAGGGCGAACGCCGGTCCGGCGGCGGCATCCTGATCCCCGCGACGGCGGCGGTCGGCCGGCGCCTGGCCTGGGCCGAGGTCGTCGCGGTCGGACAGAACGTACGGACCGTGGAGACGGGCGACCGGGTGCTCTACGACCCCGAGGACCGCGCCGAGGTCGAGGTACGCGGCACCGCGTACGTCCTGATGCGCGAGCGCGACCTGCACGCCGTGGCCGCGGACCGCTTCGAGGGGTCCGAGGACTCGACGGGCCTGTACCTGTAG
- a CDS encoding ABC transporter permease, producing the protein MGTGRLYAAVAAGGFRRYATYRTATAAGVFTNTVFGLILAYTYIALWDERPHLGGYDQAQALTYVWIGQALLMTLAIGGGGFEDELMERIRTGDIAIDLYRPADLQLWWLAGDLGRALFQLLGRGVIPMVLGAFFFELALPADPLRWAAALVAVFLAMLVSFAIRYLVALTAFWLLDGAGVTNMAWITGMFCSGMVLPLNAFPGALGEVVRALPWASLLQAPADALMGRAGLPATYAFQGAWAVALLAAGRLLQSVATRRVVVQGG; encoded by the coding sequence GTGGGGACAGGGCGGTTGTACGCCGCCGTGGCCGCCGGTGGTTTCAGGCGGTACGCGACCTACCGGACGGCCACCGCGGCCGGGGTGTTCACCAACACAGTCTTCGGATTGATCTTGGCATACACCTACATCGCCCTGTGGGACGAGCGACCCCATCTGGGAGGGTACGACCAGGCGCAGGCGCTCACGTACGTGTGGATCGGCCAGGCGCTCCTGATGACGCTGGCCATCGGGGGCGGTGGCTTCGAGGACGAGCTGATGGAGCGCATTCGTACGGGTGACATCGCGATCGACCTCTACCGGCCCGCCGACCTTCAACTGTGGTGGCTGGCGGGGGATCTGGGGCGGGCGCTGTTCCAGCTTCTGGGGCGGGGGGTGATCCCGATGGTGCTGGGCGCGTTCTTCTTCGAACTGGCCCTGCCCGCCGACCCGTTGCGCTGGGCGGCGGCCCTGGTCGCGGTCTTCCTCGCGATGCTCGTCAGCTTCGCGATCCGCTACCTGGTCGCCCTGACCGCGTTCTGGCTGCTGGACGGGGCGGGTGTCACCAACATGGCCTGGATCACGGGGATGTTCTGCTCGGGGATGGTGCTGCCGCTCAACGCCTTCCCCGGCGCGCTCGGCGAGGTGGTCCGCGCGCTGCCCTGGGCCTCGCTGCTCCAGGCCCCCGCGGACGCCCTGATGGGCCGCGCCGGACTGCCGGCCACGTACGCCTTCCAGGGCGCCTGGGCGGTGGCGCTCCTCGCGGCCGGGCGCCTGCTCCAGTCGGTGGCGACCCGGCGGGTGGTGGTCCAGGGTGGCTAG
- a CDS encoding DUF3618 domain-containing protein, protein MADTSSTPDTRTPAQIEADIRRRRDTLAETLDEIGVRVHPKTIVGDAKAKVVSHIDNTLGRAYVGVNRAVSDVKGQLVTKEGAPRLERIVPVALVVVGVVGLVAVGSRRRKR, encoded by the coding sequence GTGGCGGACACGTCGAGCACGCCGGATACCAGAACTCCGGCGCAGATCGAGGCGGACATCAGGCGCCGCCGCGACACGCTGGCCGAGACGCTCGACGAGATCGGCGTCCGGGTGCACCCGAAGACGATCGTCGGCGACGCCAAGGCCAAGGTCGTCTCCCACATCGACAACACGCTCGGACGCGCGTACGTCGGCGTCAACCGGGCCGTCAGCGATGTGAAGGGCCAGCTGGTCACCAAGGAGGGCGCGCCGCGCCTGGAGCGCATCGTGCCCGTGGCGCTCGTCGTGGTCGGGGTCGTCGGGCTGGTCGCCGTCGGCTCCCGTCGGCGCAAGCGCTGA
- a CDS encoding SGNH/GDSL hydrolase family protein, with the protein MTKRHGYALLAAICTLIVAISAAIYIGAGADDGQDQSALADDRPPRNSAAPASTGTWVGAWSASPAGAEPGTETDGLAGRSVRNVVHAGIGGTGARVTLSNLFGQQPLTITHATIAVAATANSAAASTGTMRRLTFDGATSVIVPAGQQVLSDAVRVTIPHDSDVLVTTYSPTPSGPVTYHPQARQISYAAQGDRVEDVTATAYTEQTTYWRYLTALDVLSNESSGTLVAIGDSLTDGVTSTVGTNSRWTDILSDRLRASAGTGDVPRYSVVNQGISGNQVLAAGLGRPAENPSGLSRFGRDVLDRTNVKAVVIDLGVNDILRNPGRADPDRIVAGLRTLVRQAHARGLRVVGATLMPFQGHRGYTPYRETVRQAINAQIRAGQVYDAVVDFDKALRDPYNPRKLRSDYDSGDHLHPSDKGYRTMADAIDLADLTGAVPAEL; encoded by the coding sequence ATGACCAAGCGTCACGGTTATGCCTTGCTGGCCGCGATATGCACACTCATCGTGGCCATCTCAGCCGCCATATACATAGGCGCCGGGGCGGACGACGGCCAGGACCAGAGCGCCCTCGCCGACGACCGCCCCCCACGCAACTCCGCCGCCCCGGCCTCCACCGGCACCTGGGTCGGCGCCTGGTCGGCCTCCCCCGCGGGGGCCGAGCCGGGCACCGAGACGGACGGCCTGGCGGGCCGGTCCGTGCGCAACGTCGTCCACGCCGGCATCGGCGGTACGGGTGCCCGCGTCACGCTTTCCAATCTCTTCGGCCAGCAGCCGCTGACCATCACCCACGCCACGATCGCGGTCGCCGCCACGGCGAACAGCGCGGCCGCCAGCACCGGCACCATGCGCCGGCTCACCTTCGACGGCGCCACCTCGGTGATCGTGCCCGCGGGTCAGCAGGTGCTCAGCGACGCCGTGCGCGTCACGATCCCGCACGACAGCGACGTCCTGGTGACCACCTACTCCCCGACCCCGTCGGGCCCGGTCACCTACCACCCGCAGGCGCGGCAGATCTCGTACGCGGCCCAGGGCGACCGCGTGGAGGACGTCACCGCGACGGCGTACACCGAGCAGACGACGTACTGGCGTTACCTCACCGCGCTGGACGTGCTGAGCAACGAGTCGAGCGGCACCCTCGTGGCGATCGGCGACTCCCTCACCGACGGCGTGACCTCGACCGTGGGCACCAACAGCCGCTGGACGGACATCCTTTCGGACCGGCTGCGGGCCTCCGCCGGCACCGGCGACGTGCCCCGCTACAGCGTCGTCAACCAGGGCATCAGCGGCAACCAGGTGCTGGCCGCGGGCCTCGGCCGCCCCGCCGAGAACCCGAGCGGGCTGTCCCGCTTCGGACGTGACGTGCTCGACCGTACGAACGTCAAGGCGGTCGTCATCGACCTCGGCGTCAACGACATCCTGCGGAACCCGGGCCGGGCCGACCCCGACCGGATCGTGGCCGGGCTGCGCACCCTGGTCCGGCAGGCGCACGCGCGCGGACTGCGGGTCGTCGGCGCGACGCTGATGCCGTTCCAGGGCCACCGCGGCTACACCCCTTACCGCGAGACGGTGCGCCAGGCCATCAACGCGCAGATCCGCGCGGGCCAGGTGTACGACGCCGTCGTCGACTTCGACAAGGCGCTGCGCGACCCGTACAACCCGCGCAAGCTGCGCTCCGACTACGACTCGGGCGACCATCTCCACCCGAGCGACAAGGGCTACCGCACGATGGCGGACGCGATCGACCTGGCGGACCTGACGGGCGCGGTCCCGGCCGAGCTGTAG
- a CDS encoding ABC transporter permease encodes MAGSRSRAAGQGRVGARLADGLRAYRMIAGMWIRSTMAYRASFVMTTFGNFGATALDFVAILLMFSQVDALGGYTLPEIAFLYGVAGIAFGLADLAIGSMDRLGRRVRDGTLDTLLVRPAPVLAQVAADRFALRRLGRITQGLLVFGYAVAALDIAWTPLKVLMVPFMMLSGGAIFAAVFVAGGAFQFVAQDASEVQNSFTYGGQTLLQYPPTVFAADLVRGVTFVVPIAFVNWLPALYVLGRPYPLDLPTWVAFTPPLVAAACCALAGLAWRAGLRSYRSTGS; translated from the coding sequence GTGGCTGGGTCCAGGAGCCGCGCGGCGGGGCAGGGACGGGTCGGGGCGCGGCTGGCGGACGGTCTGCGCGCCTACCGCATGATCGCCGGCATGTGGATCCGCTCCACGATGGCCTACCGCGCCTCCTTCGTGATGACCACCTTCGGCAACTTCGGGGCGACCGCCCTCGACTTCGTGGCCATCCTGCTGATGTTCTCGCAGGTCGACGCGCTCGGCGGCTACACCCTGCCCGAGATCGCCTTCCTGTATGGCGTCGCGGGCATCGCCTTCGGACTCGCCGACCTCGCGATCGGCTCGATGGACCGGCTGGGGCGGCGGGTGCGCGACGGCACGCTCGACACCCTCCTGGTGCGCCCGGCGCCGGTGCTCGCGCAGGTCGCCGCCGACCGCTTCGCGCTGCGCCGCCTCGGCCGGATCACCCAGGGGCTGCTGGTCTTCGGGTACGCCGTCGCCGCACTCGACATCGCCTGGACCCCGCTGAAGGTGCTGATGGTCCCGTTCATGATGCTCAGCGGCGGTGCGATCTTCGCGGCGGTGTTCGTGGCGGGCGGCGCCTTCCAGTTCGTCGCGCAGGACGCCTCCGAGGTGCAGAACTCCTTCACGTACGGCGGCCAGACGCTGCTCCAGTACCCGCCGACCGTCTTCGCCGCCGACCTGGTGCGCGGAGTGACCTTCGTCGTGCCGATCGCCTTCGTCAACTGGCTGCCCGCGCTGTATGTGCTGGGGCGGCCGTATCCGCTCGACCTGCCGACGTGGGTGGCCTTCACCCCGCCCCTGGTCGCGGCGGCCTGCTGCGCGCTGGCGGGGCTCGCCTGGCGTGCGGGACTGCGTTCGTACCGGAGTACAGGGAGTTAG
- a CDS encoding DUF1707 SHOCT-like domain-containing protein, producing the protein MTDEEPSELRASDADRERVAEQLRDAVAEGRLDMEEFEERLEATYKARTYGELTPITRDLPAAGVGAPPVSMVKQPAPSGSWAERIVGGDGSSSWAVAIMAGFQRKGRWTVPKRFNSFAFWGGGEIDLREAYFADREVVVNCVAIMGGMNVVVPPGVEVVVRGIGVMGGFDHREEGVPGEPGAPRVIVTGFAFWGGVGVERKLTRAERLRLKEQRRQEKLERRAARKELQGSGSDGRDVRDTLDELDDVYDTAREALEEHRDLVRERHEERRERHAQRHELHRERREARREDRDRRRHRD; encoded by the coding sequence ATGACCGACGAGGAACCCTCGGAGCTGCGTGCCTCCGACGCCGATCGTGAACGAGTCGCCGAACAGCTGCGGGACGCCGTCGCGGAGGGCCGTCTCGACATGGAGGAGTTCGAGGAGCGGCTGGAGGCGACCTACAAGGCGCGCACCTACGGGGAGCTGACGCCGATCACCCGTGACCTGCCGGCCGCCGGTGTCGGCGCACCCCCGGTCTCGATGGTCAAGCAGCCCGCGCCGAGCGGGAGTTGGGCCGAGCGGATCGTCGGGGGCGACGGCTCGTCCAGCTGGGCCGTGGCGATCATGGCGGGGTTCCAGCGCAAGGGGCGCTGGACGGTGCCCAAGCGGTTCAACTCCTTCGCCTTCTGGGGCGGCGGTGAGATCGATCTGCGCGAGGCGTACTTCGCGGACCGCGAGGTCGTCGTCAACTGCGTGGCGATCATGGGCGGGATGAACGTCGTCGTACCGCCGGGCGTCGAGGTCGTCGTCCGCGGCATCGGCGTCATGGGCGGCTTCGACCACCGTGAGGAGGGCGTCCCGGGCGAGCCCGGCGCCCCCCGCGTGATCGTCACCGGGTTCGCCTTCTGGGGCGGCGTCGGCGTGGAGCGCAAGCTGACCCGGGCCGAGCGGCTGCGGCTGAAGGAACAGCGCCGGCAGGAGAAGCTGGAGCGCAGGGCCGCCCGCAAGGAGCTTCAGGGGTCCGGGAGCGACGGCCGTGACGTCCGCGACACCCTCGATGAGCTGGACGACGTGTACGACACCGCCCGCGAGGCGCTGGAGGAGCACCGCGACCTGGTGCGCGAGCGCCACGAGGAGCGCCGGGAGCGGCACGCGCAGCGCCACGAACTGCACCGGGAGCGCCGGGAGGCCCGCCGGGAGGACCGGGACCGCCGCCGCCACCGGGACTGA
- the bcp gene encoding thioredoxin-dependent thiol peroxidase: MSERLQPGDTAPAFTLPDADGNEVSLADHKGRKVIVYFYPAALTPGCTKQACDFTDNLELLAGAGYDVIGVSPDKPEKLAKFREQENLKVTLVGDPDKQVLEAYGAFGEKKLYGKTVVGVIRSTVVVDEEGKVERALYNVKATGHVAKIIKDLGI, from the coding sequence ATGAGCGAGCGACTCCAGCCCGGCGACACCGCCCCCGCCTTCACCCTGCCGGACGCCGACGGCAACGAGGTCTCCCTGGCCGACCACAAGGGCCGCAAGGTCATCGTCTACTTCTACCCGGCCGCCCTGACCCCCGGCTGCACCAAGCAGGCCTGCGACTTCACGGACAACCTGGAGCTGCTGGCGGGCGCCGGTTACGACGTCATCGGCGTCTCCCCCGACAAGCCCGAGAAGCTCGCGAAGTTCCGCGAGCAGGAGAACCTGAAGGTCACGCTGGTCGGCGACCCGGACAAGCAGGTCCTGGAGGCGTACGGCGCCTTCGGCGAGAAGAAGCTGTACGGCAAGACGGTCGTCGGCGTCATCCGCTCCACGGTGGTCGTGGACGAGGAGGGCAAGGTCGAGCGGGCGCTGTACAACGTGAAGGCCACCGGCCATGTGGCGAAGATCATCAAGGATCTGGGCATCTGA
- a CDS encoding transglycosylase domain-containing protein — translation MSDEPQPQQSSQGWAPTDPESTAPDTAADKKPKRPKRTGWRRLIPTWRLVLGTFVGVVLILVGLFVLGYNLVKIPPANTTATKQSNVYLYADGSQLARDGEVNREIVTLAQMSKGAQHAALAAEDRDFYTESAVDPKAMIRAAWNTATGKGKQSGSTITQQYVKNYYLAQEQTVSRKVKEFFISIKLDREKSKDAILEGYLNTSYFGRNAYGIQAAAQAYYGVDAKDLTVGQGAYLAALLNAPSEYDVVAHPENKSAALARWNYVLDGMVKKNWVTQSARDKVKFPQPKQAVVAAGMSGQRGYLVRAVKDYLTEHKIIAEDTLDTGGYRITTTLQKPKQDAFVKAVDDQVMDKLDKKNRKVDNYVRAGGVSIDPATGKVIAMYGGIDYTKQYVNNATRRDYQVGSTFKPFVLTSAVQNGSVTQDGRTITPNTGYDGTNRRPVQGWTGGTYAPENEDGVSYGPISVREATDKSVNSVYAQMAVDVGPSKVKQTALKLGLPENTPDLNPYPSVALGTATASVLDMAEAYATLANHGKHGTYTLVEKITKDGEGVQLPKQAAKAAVSREAADTTTSVLQSVVQNGTATAALAAGRPAAGKTGTAEEDQAAWFAGYTPHLATVVAVMGQDPESGKHKALYGAMGLPRINGGGAPAQIWAQFTKAALKGKPVADFDLRLQAGAQEQQPLPTGPGDEPGTGGQDNGGTTSDGGQTSEPTTEGQTDGGTPTTGGTTDGGTPTTGGTTDGGTTDDGGTTDGGTTDDGGTTDGGTTDGGGTTGAGGTTDGGDATGAGGTTAGLFGR, via the coding sequence ATGAGCGACGAGCCGCAGCCGCAGCAGAGCAGCCAGGGCTGGGCACCCACAGACCCGGAGTCGACCGCTCCGGACACCGCCGCGGACAAGAAGCCGAAACGGCCCAAGCGCACCGGCTGGCGCCGGCTGATCCCGACCTGGCGGCTGGTGCTCGGTACCTTCGTCGGCGTGGTCCTGATCCTGGTCGGCCTGTTCGTGCTCGGCTACAACCTGGTCAAGATCCCGCCGGCGAACACGACCGCGACCAAGCAGAGCAATGTGTACCTGTACGCGGACGGCAGCCAGCTCGCCCGCGACGGCGAGGTCAACCGGGAGATCGTGACGCTCGCGCAGATGTCCAAGGGTGCCCAGCACGCGGCGCTCGCCGCCGAGGACCGCGACTTCTACACCGAGTCGGCCGTCGACCCGAAGGCGATGATCCGGGCCGCCTGGAACACGGCCACCGGCAAGGGCAAGCAGTCCGGCTCGACGATCACCCAGCAGTACGTGAAGAACTACTACCTGGCCCAGGAGCAGACCGTCTCGCGGAAGGTGAAGGAGTTCTTCATCTCCATCAAGCTGGACCGCGAGAAGAGCAAGGACGCCATCCTCGAGGGCTACCTCAACACCAGCTACTTCGGCCGCAACGCGTACGGCATCCAGGCCGCCGCCCAGGCGTACTACGGCGTCGACGCGAAGGACCTGACCGTCGGCCAGGGCGCCTACCTCGCGGCACTGCTCAACGCGCCGAGCGAGTACGACGTGGTCGCGCACCCCGAGAACAAGTCCGCGGCCCTCGCCCGCTGGAACTACGTCCTCGACGGCATGGTGAAGAAGAACTGGGTGACGCAGTCGGCCCGGGACAAGGTGAAGTTCCCGCAGCCCAAGCAGGCCGTGGTCGCGGCCGGCATGTCCGGCCAGCGCGGCTATCTGGTGCGGGCGGTGAAGGACTACCTGACCGAGCACAAGATCATCGCCGAGGACACCCTGGACACCGGCGGCTACCGCATCACGACGACCCTGCAAAAGCCCAAGCAGGACGCCTTCGTGAAGGCCGTCGACGACCAGGTGATGGACAAGCTCGACAAGAAGAACCGCAAGGTCGACAACTACGTCCGCGCGGGCGGCGTCTCCATCGACCCGGCCACCGGCAAGGTCATCGCGATGTACGGCGGGATCGACTACACCAAGCAGTACGTCAACAACGCCACCCGCCGCGACTACCAGGTCGGCTCCACCTTCAAGCCGTTCGTCCTCACCTCGGCCGTGCAGAACGGCTCAGTTACCCAGGACGGCCGCACGATCACCCCGAACACCGGCTACGACGGCACCAACAGGCGTCCCGTGCAGGGCTGGACCGGCGGCACGTACGCGCCCGAGAACGAGGACGGCGTCTCGTACGGCCCGATCTCGGTCCGCGAGGCGACGGACAAGTCCGTGAACTCGGTGTACGCGCAGATGGCCGTGGACGTGGGCCCGTCCAAGGTCAAGCAGACGGCGCTGAAACTGGGGCTGCCCGAGAACACACCCGACCTGAACCCGTACCCCTCGGTCGCGCTCGGCACGGCCACCGCCAGCGTGCTGGACATGGCGGAGGCGTACGCCACGCTCGCCAACCACGGCAAGCACGGCACGTACACGCTCGTCGAGAAGATCACCAAGGACGGCGAGGGCGTACAGCTGCCGAAGCAGGCCGCCAAGGCGGCCGTCAGCCGCGAGGCCGCCGACACCACCACGTCGGTCCTCCAGAGCGTCGTCCAGAACGGCACGGCCACGGCCGCGCTGGCCGCGGGCCGGCCCGCGGCCGGCAAGACCGGCACCGCGGAGGAGGACCAGGCGGCCTGGTTCGCGGGCTACACGCCCCATCTCGCGACTGTCGTCGCCGTGATGGGCCAGGACCCGGAGTCCGGCAAGCACAAGGCGCTGTACGGCGCGATGGGCCTGCCCCGGATCAACGGCGGCGGCGCGCCCGCGCAGATCTGGGCGCAGTTCACGAAGGCCGCCCTGAAGGGCAAGCCGGTCGCCGACTTCGACCTCCGGCTCCAGGCCGGCGCGCAGGAGCAGCAGCCCCTGCCGACCGGACCCGGTGACGAGCCGGGCACGGGCGGCCAGGACAACGGCGGTACGACCTCGGACGGCGGCCAGACCTCCGAGCCCACGACCGAGGGCCAGACGGACGGCGGCACCCCCACGACGGGCGGCACGACCGACGGCGGCACGCCCACGACAGGCGGCACGACGGACGGCGGGACCACCGACGACGGCGGCACGACGGACGGCGGCACCACCGACGACGGCGGCACGACCGACGGCGGCACCACTGACGGCGGCGGCACGACAGGCGCCGGGGGGACGACGGACGGCGGCGACGCGACGGGAGCCGGGGGTACGACGGCGGGCCTGTTCGGCCGGTAG
- a CDS encoding DUF445 domain-containing protein, whose amino-acid sequence MYKVTERVERMERTNTEELGAAGQHARPGAATNRAMTSFSPADEEKRRGVRRMKATATAMLLFVALVYVVAKWASHQGAGPWAGYVAAAAEAGMVGALADWFAVTALFRHPLGLPIPHTAIIPTKKDQLGVSLGEFVGENFLSSDVVRSRLRAVGIGSRLGAWLAEPEHADRVTAELATALRGALTVLRDSDVQAVVGEAITRRADAQEVAPGIGKMLERIVADGGHRRVVDLVCARAHDWLVLHDEQVMDAVQGGAPGWTPRFVDKKVGERVYKELLRFVTEMRDAPAHPARGTLDRFLTDFASDLQSDTDTRVRVERLKGEVLGRGEVQDLIASAWTAVRSMIVSAAEDERSELRLRVRASLLKLGARLATESKYQTKVDGWLEGAAVYVVTTYRDEITSLITDTVASWDAEHTTKKIEAHIGRDLQFIRINGTVVGSLAGLLIYTVSRLLGA is encoded by the coding sequence GTGTACAAGGTCACCGAACGGGTGGAGCGGATGGAACGTACGAACACGGAAGAACTGGGCGCCGCAGGGCAGCATGCCCGGCCCGGCGCCGCCACGAACCGCGCGATGACCTCCTTCAGCCCCGCCGACGAGGAGAAGCGCAGGGGCGTGCGCCGGATGAAGGCCACGGCGACCGCGATGCTGCTCTTCGTCGCGCTCGTGTACGTCGTCGCCAAGTGGGCGTCCCACCAGGGCGCCGGCCCCTGGGCGGGCTATGTCGCGGCCGCGGCCGAGGCGGGCATGGTCGGCGCGCTGGCCGACTGGTTCGCGGTCACGGCCCTCTTCAGGCACCCCCTCGGCCTGCCCATCCCGCACACCGCGATCATCCCCACCAAGAAGGACCAGCTCGGCGTCTCCCTGGGCGAGTTCGTCGGTGAGAACTTTCTCTCCTCCGACGTGGTGCGGAGCCGGCTGCGCGCCGTCGGCATCGGCAGCCGCCTCGGCGCCTGGCTCGCGGAACCCGAGCACGCCGACCGTGTCACCGCCGAGCTGGCCACCGCGCTCAGGGGCGCCCTCACGGTCCTGCGTGACTCCGATGTGCAGGCGGTGGTCGGCGAGGCCATCACACGGCGCGCCGACGCCCAGGAGGTGGCGCCCGGCATAGGGAAGATGCTGGAGCGGATCGTCGCGGACGGCGGCCACCGGCGGGTCGTCGACCTGGTCTGCGCCCGCGCGCACGACTGGCTCGTCCTGCACGACGAGCAGGTCATGGACGCGGTGCAGGGCGGCGCCCCCGGCTGGACCCCGCGGTTCGTCGACAAGAAGGTCGGCGAGCGCGTCTACAAGGAGCTGCTCCGCTTCGTCACGGAGATGCGCGACGCCCCCGCGCACCCGGCCCGTGGCACCCTCGACCGTTTCCTCACCGACTTCGCCTCCGACCTCCAGTCCGACACGGACACCCGCGTCCGCGTGGAGCGCCTCAAGGGCGAGGTGCTCGGCCGCGGCGAGGTCCAGGACCTGATCGCGTCCGCCTGGACGGCCGTACGCTCCATGATCGTGTCGGCCGCCGAGGACGAGCGCAGCGAGCTGCGGCTGCGCGTGCGGGCCTCGCTGCTGAAGCTGGGTGCCCGGTTGGCCACGGAGTCGAAGTACCAGACCAAGGTGGACGGCTGGCTGGAGGGCGCGGCGGTGTACGTGGTGACGACGTACCGGGACGAGATCACCTCCCTGATCACGGACACGGTCGCGAGCTGGGACGCCGAGCACACGACGAAGAAGATCGAGGCGCACATCGGCCGTGACCTGCAGTTCATCCGGATCAACGGCACGGTGGTGGGATCGCTCGCGGGACTGCTGATCTATACGGTGTCGCGCCTTCTGGGGGCGTGA
- a CDS encoding ABC transporter ATP-binding protein, with protein sequence MPDGDFITLDRVEKVFDVRRKTGFLRSERRRVRAVDSLSFTVARGEMVGYIGPNGAGKSTTIKMLTGILTPSGGRLRVAGIDPSRERTRLAARIGVVFGQRTTLWWDLPLIDSYRLMHRMYRIPDGRYRENLDRCVELLELGDLLDVPVRQLSLGQRMRGDIAAALLHDPEVLYLDEPTIGLDVISKARVREFLRELNAERGTTVLLTTHDLQDIEQLCGRVMVIDHGRLMYDGPLAGLHEVGDSERTLVVDLARELPPIEAAPARVVKVEGPRQWLAFPASESAAPLVARIAAAYPLVDLSVREPDIEAVIAKMLQSMGDTPQPPPEQAEHVVS encoded by the coding sequence ATGCCAGACGGTGACTTCATCACGCTCGACCGCGTCGAGAAGGTCTTCGACGTGCGCCGCAAGACCGGCTTCCTGCGCAGCGAGCGGCGGCGGGTGCGGGCGGTGGACTCCCTCTCCTTCACCGTGGCGCGCGGCGAGATGGTCGGCTACATCGGCCCGAACGGCGCCGGCAAGTCGACCACCATCAAGATGCTGACCGGGATCCTGACGCCGAGCGGCGGCCGGCTGCGGGTCGCCGGCATCGACCCGTCCCGCGAGCGGACCCGGCTCGCGGCCCGTATCGGGGTCGTGTTCGGGCAGCGTACGACGCTGTGGTGGGACCTGCCGCTGATCGACTCGTACCGGCTGATGCACCGCATGTACCGCATCCCGGACGGGCGTTATCGCGAGAACCTCGACCGCTGTGTCGAACTCCTCGAACTGGGCGATCTGTTGGACGTTCCGGTCCGTCAGCTCTCCCTCGGCCAGCGGATGCGCGGCGACATCGCGGCGGCCCTGCTGCACGATCCCGAGGTGCTGTACCTGGACGAGCCGACGATCGGCCTCGACGTCATCAGCAAGGCCAGGGTCCGGGAGTTCCTGCGGGAGCTGAACGCCGAGCGGGGCACGACGGTGCTGCTCACCACGCACGACCTCCAGGACATCGAGCAGTTGTGCGGACGCGTGATGGTCATCGACCACGGGCGGCTCATGTACGACGGTCCCCTGGCCGGGCTGCACGAGGTGGGCGACAGCGAGCGCACGCTCGTGGTCGACCTGGCGCGTGAGCTGCCGCCGATCGAGGCGGCGCCCGCGCGCGTGGTGAAGGTCGAGGGGCCCCGGCAGTGGCTGGCCTTCCCCGCCTCGGAGTCGGCGGCCCCGCTGGTGGCCAGGATCGCGGCGGCGTATCCGCTGGTGGACCTGTCGGTGCGGGAGCCGGACATCGAGGCCGTGATCGCGAAGATGCTTCAGTCCATGGGCGACACTCCCCAACCCCCGCCGGAGCAGGCGGAGCACGTGGTCTCGTAG